Proteins encoded together in one Chrysemys picta bellii isolate R12L10 chromosome 22, ASM1138683v2, whole genome shotgun sequence window:
- the TRMT1 gene encoding tRNA (guanine(26)-N(2))-dimethyltransferase isoform X2 — protein MKAEFALLAWFMRRCIRQPGRTVTTGRGRRFPPPKDLPARKLCPSKDMEGQCPQEANGSHPEQSEERLPTSDLAMDAGSCAGPVQTGETVIAEGKAKIIFPSANEVFYNPVQEFNRDLTCAVITEFIRLQLSAKGIQIAVPGEEKVEKVVVDLSEGEEAGSEPAPDEEGAARAVAAVGEVCKEGVRILEALAASGLRSIRFAKEVPGLRAVVANDFSSKAVELMARNVQFNGVGHLVTSSLADARMLMYQQKAEKHPFDIIDLDPYGSPATFLDAAVQAVSEGGLLCVTCTDMAVMAGNSGETCYSKYGAMSIKGKFCHEMALRIILHSLDLRANCYQRYIVPLLAVSADFYIRVFVRVFTGQATVKASASKQALVYNCVGCGTHHFQRLGKMTSHGSNFKYSAASGPPVGPSCEHCHQRHQLGGPMWAEPLHDPAFVQRVLSALGSNPGRFGTQDRIQGVLSMVTEELSDVPLYYTLDCLSSTIHCNTPSLLQFRSALLHAGYRVSLSHACKNAIKTDAPPSVLWDIMRCWERLHPVKRERLSDTSPAFHILSVEPTLQASFTVREDANPKSRKQGLKRFQENPEAYWGPKARAKAGGGISTSLQDKRKLHQNKRKERAEDGGHLKNIPCKRLKEGSGAGAEKCCPSPEPAPEPVKTDSPPQ, from the exons ATGAAAGCTGAGTTCGCTCTACTGGCTTGGTTTATGAGACGCTGCATCCGGCAGCCGGGCAGAACTGTAACAACTGGAAGGGGCCGGAGATTCCCGCCACCCAAAGATCTGCCAGCCAGAAAGCTCTGTCCTTCCAAGGACATGGAGGGGCAATGCCCACAGGAAGCCAATGGCTCCCATCCAGAGCAGAGTGAGGAGCGGCTGCCTACATCTGACCTAGCGATGGATGCTGGGAGCTGCGCTGGCCCCGTGCAAACTGGGGAGACGGTGATTGCGGAGGGGAAAGCGAAGATCATCTTCCCCAGTGCCAACGAAGTGTTCTACAACCCCGTGCAAGAGTTTAACCGAGACCTGAC GTGTGCCGTGATCACAGAATTCATTCGCCTTCAGCTTTCAGCCAAGGGGATTCAGA TTGCCGTCCCAGGAGAGGAGAAGGTGGAGAAGGTGGTTGTGGATCTTTCCGAAGGGGAGGAGGCTGGGTCGGAACCAGCGCCCGACGAGGAGGGGGCAGCGCGGGcagtggcagcagtgggagaagTGTGCAAG GAAGGAGTGCGGATCTTGGAGGCCTTGGCCGCCTCGGGGCTCCGCTCCATCCGCTTTGCCAAGGAGGTGCCTGGCCTCCGGGCCGTGGTGGCCAACGATTTCTCCTCCAAAGCCGTCGAGCTCATGGCGAGGAACGTCCAGTTCAATGGAGTCGGGCACCTGGTGACGTCGAGCTTGGCCGATGCCAG GATGTTGATGTATCAGCAGAAGGCGGAGAAGCATCCGTTCGACATCATCGACCTGGATCCGTACGGCAGCCCTGCCACCTTCCTGGACGCCGCCGTGCAGGCGGTGAGTGAAGgag GCCTGCTGTGCGTGACCTGCACCGACATGGCAGTGATGGCCGGGAACAGCGGGGAGACATGTTACAGCAAGTACGGAGCCATGTCCATCAAGGGCAAGTTCTGCCACGAGAtg GCCCTGCGGATCATCTTGCACAGCCTGGACCTGCGAGCCAACTGCTACCAGCGCTACATCGTGCCGCTGCTGGCGGTCAGCGCCGACTTCTACATCCGGGTCTTCGTGCGGGTCTTCACCGGCCAGGCCACCGTGAAAGCCTCTGCCAG CAAACAGGCCCTGGTGTATAACTGTGTGGGCTGCGGGACGCACCACTTCCAGAGACTCGGCAAGATGACCAGCCACGGGAGCAA TTTTAAATACTCGGCTGCCTCTGGCCCCCCAGTGGGCCCCTCCTGTGAGCACTGCCACCAGCGGCACCAG CTGGGTGGCCCCATGTGGGCAGAGCCCCTCCACGACCCAGCTTTTGTCCAGAGGGTCCTGTCGGCCTTGGGGAGCAACCCGGGACGGTTCGGGACACAGGATCGGATCCAGGGGGTGCTCAGCATGGTGACCGAG GAGCTGAGCGACGTCCCGTTGTACTACACCCTCGACTGCCTGAGCAGTACCATCCActgcaacaccccctccctgctgcagttCAG ATCCGCCCTCCTCCACGCCGGCTACCGCGTGTCGCTCTCCCACGCCTGCAAGAACGCCATCAAGACGGACGCGCCGCCCTCCGTCCTCTGGGACATCATGAGATGCTGG GAGAGACTCCATCCTGTGAAGAGAGAGCGACTCTCGGACACCAGCCCAGCCTTCCACATCCTCTCCGTGGAGCCCAC gctgcaggcatccTTCACCGTCCGCGAGGACGCCAACCCCAAATCCAGGAAGCAGGGTCTGAAACGATTCCAGGAGAATCCCGAAGCGTATTGGGGCCCTAAAGCCAGAGCGaaagcagg gggcggcatttcCACCTCCCTGCAGGACAAGCGGAAGCTGCATCAGAACAAGCGGAAGGAGAGAGCGGAGGACGGGGGCCACTTGAAAAACATCCCCTGCAAAAGGCTCAAGGAG GGGAGCGGCGCGGGGGCTGAGAAGTGCTGTCCCTCCCCTGAACCGGCCCCAGAGCCCGTGAagacagacagccccccccagtaG
- the TRMT1 gene encoding tRNA (guanine(26)-N(2))-dimethyltransferase isoform X1, which produces MSCSFITAVTQDVLMKAEFALLAWFMRRCIRQPGRTVTTGRGRRFPPPKDLPARKLCPSKDMEGQCPQEANGSHPEQSEERLPTSDLAMDAGSCAGPVQTGETVIAEGKAKIIFPSANEVFYNPVQEFNRDLTCAVITEFIRLQLSAKGIQIAVPGEEKVEKVVVDLSEGEEAGSEPAPDEEGAARAVAAVGEVCKEGVRILEALAASGLRSIRFAKEVPGLRAVVANDFSSKAVELMARNVQFNGVGHLVTSSLADARMLMYQQKAEKHPFDIIDLDPYGSPATFLDAAVQAVSEGGLLCVTCTDMAVMAGNSGETCYSKYGAMSIKGKFCHEMALRIILHSLDLRANCYQRYIVPLLAVSADFYIRVFVRVFTGQATVKASASKQALVYNCVGCGTHHFQRLGKMTSHGSNFKYSAASGPPVGPSCEHCHQRHQLGGPMWAEPLHDPAFVQRVLSALGSNPGRFGTQDRIQGVLSMVTEELSDVPLYYTLDCLSSTIHCNTPSLLQFRSALLHAGYRVSLSHACKNAIKTDAPPSVLWDIMRCWERLHPVKRERLSDTSPAFHILSVEPTLQASFTVREDANPKSRKQGLKRFQENPEAYWGPKARAKAGGGISTSLQDKRKLHQNKRKERAEDGGHLKNIPCKRLKEGSGAGAEKCCPSPEPAPEPVKTDSPPQ; this is translated from the exons ATGTCTTGCAGTTTCATT ACAGCTGTGACACAAGATGTTCTGATGAAAGCTGAGTTCGCTCTACTGGCTTGGTTTATGAGACGCTGCATCCGGCAGCCGGGCAGAACTGTAACAACTGGAAGGGGCCGGAGATTCCCGCCACCCAAAGATCTGCCAGCCAGAAAGCTCTGTCCTTCCAAGGACATGGAGGGGCAATGCCCACAGGAAGCCAATGGCTCCCATCCAGAGCAGAGTGAGGAGCGGCTGCCTACATCTGACCTAGCGATGGATGCTGGGAGCTGCGCTGGCCCCGTGCAAACTGGGGAGACGGTGATTGCGGAGGGGAAAGCGAAGATCATCTTCCCCAGTGCCAACGAAGTGTTCTACAACCCCGTGCAAGAGTTTAACCGAGACCTGAC GTGTGCCGTGATCACAGAATTCATTCGCCTTCAGCTTTCAGCCAAGGGGATTCAGA TTGCCGTCCCAGGAGAGGAGAAGGTGGAGAAGGTGGTTGTGGATCTTTCCGAAGGGGAGGAGGCTGGGTCGGAACCAGCGCCCGACGAGGAGGGGGCAGCGCGGGcagtggcagcagtgggagaagTGTGCAAG GAAGGAGTGCGGATCTTGGAGGCCTTGGCCGCCTCGGGGCTCCGCTCCATCCGCTTTGCCAAGGAGGTGCCTGGCCTCCGGGCCGTGGTGGCCAACGATTTCTCCTCCAAAGCCGTCGAGCTCATGGCGAGGAACGTCCAGTTCAATGGAGTCGGGCACCTGGTGACGTCGAGCTTGGCCGATGCCAG GATGTTGATGTATCAGCAGAAGGCGGAGAAGCATCCGTTCGACATCATCGACCTGGATCCGTACGGCAGCCCTGCCACCTTCCTGGACGCCGCCGTGCAGGCGGTGAGTGAAGgag GCCTGCTGTGCGTGACCTGCACCGACATGGCAGTGATGGCCGGGAACAGCGGGGAGACATGTTACAGCAAGTACGGAGCCATGTCCATCAAGGGCAAGTTCTGCCACGAGAtg GCCCTGCGGATCATCTTGCACAGCCTGGACCTGCGAGCCAACTGCTACCAGCGCTACATCGTGCCGCTGCTGGCGGTCAGCGCCGACTTCTACATCCGGGTCTTCGTGCGGGTCTTCACCGGCCAGGCCACCGTGAAAGCCTCTGCCAG CAAACAGGCCCTGGTGTATAACTGTGTGGGCTGCGGGACGCACCACTTCCAGAGACTCGGCAAGATGACCAGCCACGGGAGCAA TTTTAAATACTCGGCTGCCTCTGGCCCCCCAGTGGGCCCCTCCTGTGAGCACTGCCACCAGCGGCACCAG CTGGGTGGCCCCATGTGGGCAGAGCCCCTCCACGACCCAGCTTTTGTCCAGAGGGTCCTGTCGGCCTTGGGGAGCAACCCGGGACGGTTCGGGACACAGGATCGGATCCAGGGGGTGCTCAGCATGGTGACCGAG GAGCTGAGCGACGTCCCGTTGTACTACACCCTCGACTGCCTGAGCAGTACCATCCActgcaacaccccctccctgctgcagttCAG ATCCGCCCTCCTCCACGCCGGCTACCGCGTGTCGCTCTCCCACGCCTGCAAGAACGCCATCAAGACGGACGCGCCGCCCTCCGTCCTCTGGGACATCATGAGATGCTGG GAGAGACTCCATCCTGTGAAGAGAGAGCGACTCTCGGACACCAGCCCAGCCTTCCACATCCTCTCCGTGGAGCCCAC gctgcaggcatccTTCACCGTCCGCGAGGACGCCAACCCCAAATCCAGGAAGCAGGGTCTGAAACGATTCCAGGAGAATCCCGAAGCGTATTGGGGCCCTAAAGCCAGAGCGaaagcagg gggcggcatttcCACCTCCCTGCAGGACAAGCGGAAGCTGCATCAGAACAAGCGGAAGGAGAGAGCGGAGGACGGGGGCCACTTGAAAAACATCCCCTGCAAAAGGCTCAAGGAG GGGAGCGGCGCGGGGGCTGAGAAGTGCTGTCCCTCCCCTGAACCGGCCCCAGAGCCCGTGAagacagacagccccccccagtaG
- the WDR83OS gene encoding PAT complex subunit Asterix — translation MASNSMADPRRPNKVLRYKPPSTENNPTLEDPTPDYMNLLGMIFSMCGLMLKLKWCAWIAVYCSFISFANSRSSEDTKQMMSSFMLSISAVVMSYLQNPQPMSPPW, via the exons ATGGCCAGCAACAGCATGGCGGACCCCCGGCGGCCCAACAAGGTGCTGAG GTACAAGCCTCCGTCTACAGAGAACAACCCCACGCTGGAAGATCCCACTCCAGATTACATGAACCTGTTGGGGATGATTTTCAGCATGTGTGGCTTAATGCTTAAG CTGAAGTGGTGTGCTTGGATTGCTGTCTATTGCTCCTTCATTAGCTTTGCCAACTCCAGAAGCTCAGAGGACACCAAACAGATGATGAGCAGCTTCAT GTTGTCTATCTCTGCTGTGGTGATGTCCTATCTACAGAATCCCCAACCCATGTCCCCGCCTTGGTGA